The Strongyloides ratti genome assembly S_ratti_ED321, scaffold srae_chrx_scaffold0000006 DNA segment GTAtcaagaaattaaaaaaacttaaaaactGTTATTTAATCAAATTCGATGTCCAAATCCTTGTAAAAATCATCACTTGTTAACCTGATGTATGCTACATTTAAGATACTATTTAAGAATGTTATACCTCTGTGACCGCTCATCAAGCCGTACCTTGCTTTTCctaaacatttttctttacaatatacatatatatggTTGAACGAATCAACTAATCTTTTCCCGTTATGTTCATTATATCTGACGTACTTACAAACTTCGTCAATAACAACATGTTGAGCGAACAATGAATGTTGTGAATTGAAATCATCATAATCCAACATAATATTAACACGACCACTTAACTGTTTTACTCTATCAACAACGTAACAAGATACACTTTTTCCAGGATCTAGCAGTATTCTCTTACTTTTCCATACATTTTCAATTGGTCGTTACAGATGTTCGAATCAGATGTATGACACTGTGTCACTTGCTAACAAAAGTCTAGTTTTTCCTGTTTCAAGCTTACTACTAGTTGTGATGTAAACATCGTTACATAAGTAATCATCCATAACATTATAAATCCAGTTCTCTACAGCGATTCTTCGCTTCACCTTTCTAAGCACATAAACTTTGTAGTTACCAGTCACATTTCTACGTATTCTGGAATGTCCATCGTTAACACACCAAGCCTATCTACGACTCCAAAATTGGTTGTGAGGTTTAAAGTCAATGTTCACATCACCTATTTCTTCAATTAGAATCTGACGGATTGTCTTGCGCATTTCATTCTCATCAAAAGTGACACATGGTTTCTTAGGTTCTCTGCATCTTTCCATTTCTTT contains these protein-coding regions:
- a CDS encoding RNA-directed RNA polymerase, luteovirus family-containing protein, with amino-acid sequence MDDYLCNDVYITTSSKLETGKTRLLLASDTRILLDPGKSVSCYVVDRVKQLSGRVNIMLDYDDFNSQHSLFAQHVVIDEVCKYVRYNEHNGKRLVDSFNHIYVYCKEKCLGKARYGLMSGHRGITFLNSILNVAYIRLTSDDFYKDLDIEFD